GCCCTGGGAGCAGCCAGCATCGGACAGATGGCAGACGGGGCCATCTTGCTGTTTTTGTTTAGCCTCTCCAATACCCTCCAGGACTGGGCGATGGGCCGCACCAAAAATGCGATCGCCGCCCTGATGGACCTCAACCCCGAAGGCGCGACCATCCGCAGGAACGGTGTGGAACGCTGGTGTGAGCTGGGCGAGATTCAAGTGGGCGACCTGCTGCTGGTGCGCCCGGGCGAGCGCATCGCCGCCGACGCCCAGGTGATCCGCGGCAATACCGCTGTGGACGAGTCGCCCATCACCGGCGAGAGCCGCCCGATCGACAAGGAAGTGGGCAGCCCGCTGTCTTCGGGCACGGTGAACCTGAACGGCAGCGTGGAGGCCGAAGTGCTGCGCCCAGCCGGCGAAAGTACCCTGGCGCGGCTGGTCGGCCTGATGGAAGAAGCCCAGACCCAGAAAAGCCAAACTGAAATGCTCTCGGAGCGCTGGGAAAGCCCTTACGCCACGCTGGTCCTGATCGCCGTGCCACTGGTCTTTGCGGCGCTGTACTCCCTCGGCGGCCTGCCCAGTGCCGACGCCTGGTACCGCGCCATGACCTTTATGGTGGTGGCCAGTCCCTGCGCGGTGGTCATCTCGACCCCTGCGGTGATGCTCAGTGCGATGGCAGCCGCGGCCCGCAGTGGGGTGCTGTTCAAGAGCAGCGCCGCACTGGACGCTCTGGCTGGAATCAATACCGTGGCCTTCGATAAGACCGGTACCCTGACCCAGGCCAAGATGAGCGTCAGCCGGGTGGTGGCGGACGACGAAGCTGCCGCGCTGAGCCTGGCCGCCGGACTGGAGCGGCACTCCGAGCACCCGATTGCTCAGGCGGTGGTGCGGGCTGCTGAAGAACGGGGGCTGAGCACCCCGGCGGTGCAGGGCGGCGAAGCGGTGCCCGGCCACGGCATCGTGGGGACGCTCGGCAGTGACGTCGTATGGGCCGGAAATGCCCGCATGGCTGAGCGCCAGGGTGCCGCCCTGAGTGCCACGCAGTCCCAGGCCCTGACCGAGTTGGGGCAGCAGGGCAGTTCATCGGTGGTCGTGGGCCGGGGCAGTCAGGTGCTGGGCGTGATGGGCGTGGCAGATACCCTGCGCCCCGGCATGGCCCAGGCAATGGCGTCCCTGAGAACGGCGGGCGTACCACACCGCGTCATGCTGACCGGGGACCGCGCCGAGGTGGCCGAGCATGTGGCGGGTCAGGTCGGCCTGACCGAGTACCGCGCCGAACTGCGCCCCGAAGACAAACTGCGGATCATCGGTGAACTGCCTGGACCAGTGGCGATGGTGGGCGACGGGGTCAACGACGCACCCGCCCTGGCCCGCGCCGACTTGGGGATTGCGGTTGGGTCCGGCACCGACGTGGCCATTGAGAGCGCCGACGTGGTGCTGATGCAGGGGGACCTGCACAAACTGGCGGGCGCAGTGCGGCTGGCCCGTGACGCCCGGCGCACCGTACGCCTGAACCTGCTGTTCGCGTTCGGAATCATTCTGGTGGTGTCGCCGCTGGCGATTGCCGGGCAGATTCCACTGCCGCTGGGCGTGGTGGCGCACGAGGGCGGCACGGTATTCGTGGTGTTTATGGGACTGCGGCTGCTGCGTCACCAGCTTTAACCGTCCAGAGTGACTTTTTCCCAGCCAAGGGAATTCAAGGAGGATAGCCATCATGAATCAGACAACTGCTCGCAACGGTTCTTTCAAGTGGCTGGGTGTGGCCGCCGCTGCCCTACTGGCCCTGCAACTGCTTCCCTACGGGCGTAGTCACAGCAACCCGCCTGTGCAGGCCCAGCCAGCCTGGGACAGCCCACGGACCTCTTTGCACGGGCCTGCGCCGACTGTCACAGCCATGCAACCGTCTGGCCCTGATACTCCAACGTGGCCCCGGCTTCTTGGCTGACCCAGCGGCATGTGGATGAAGGTCGGCCAGCGGTTCAATATCAGCGCACCTGGTTTTGGCCGTGAAGCGGACGAGGCTACCGCAACGGTGGAAAAGGGCGAGATGCCGGAGAAAACTTACCTGCCCCTTCACCCCGAGGCGCACCTCACTCCTGCAGAAACGAGGGCACTGGTCACGGGCCTAGAGCGGACGTTTGGCAGTGCAAGCGGTGAACGCGAGGAAGGGCACGGCTGATCCCGGCGGCGTCAACATTCCCACAAGG
The sequence above is a segment of the Deinococcus radiophilus genome. Coding sequences within it:
- a CDS encoding heavy metal translocating P-type ATPase, yielding MSAPTTVNSHGTPTPPPPQTRTPSTATFQLSPALKRAVLLTALTLLGLIVGLTGQHVLHLPALMWAGYIVAFLAGGIPAAREAIHTLTVEHKLDVDLLMVLAALGAASIGQMADGAILLFLFSLSNTLQDWAMGRTKNAIAALMDLNPEGATIRRNGVERWCELGEIQVGDLLLVRPGERIAADAQVIRGNTAVDESPITGESRPIDKEVGSPLSSGTVNLNGSVEAEVLRPAGESTLARLVGLMEEAQTQKSQTEMLSERWESPYATLVLIAVPLVFAALYSLGGLPSADAWYRAMTFMVVASPCAVVISTPAVMLSAMAAAARSGVLFKSSAALDALAGINTVAFDKTGTLTQAKMSVSRVVADDEAAALSLAAGLERHSEHPIAQAVVRAAEERGLSTPAVQGGEAVPGHGIVGTLGSDVVWAGNARMAERQGAALSATQSQALTELGQQGSSSVVVGRGSQVLGVMGVADTLRPGMAQAMASLRTAGVPHRVMLTGDRAEVAEHVAGQVGLTEYRAELRPEDKLRIIGELPGPVAMVGDGVNDAPALARADLGIAVGSGTDVAIESADVVLMQGDLHKLAGAVRLARDARRTVRLNLLFAFGIILVVSPLAIAGQIPLPLGVVAHEGGTVFVVFMGLRLLRHQL
- a CDS encoding heme-binding domain-containing protein → MWMKVGQRFNISAPGFGREADEATATVEKGEMPEKTYLPLHPEAHLTPAETRALVTGLERTFGSASGEREEGHG